A genomic region of Colletotrichum destructivum chromosome 1, complete sequence contains the following coding sequences:
- a CDS encoding Putative glycoside hydrolase, family 3, glycoside hydrolase family 3 domain, immunoglobulin, whose protein sequence is MRTQALVVALLAATDYAAAVTPDARLHKRDLAYSPPVYPSPWMDPSADGWAEAYVKAKDFVSQLTLLEKVNLTTGVGWQGDVCVGNVGSIPRLGLRGLCMQDGPVGVRFSDYNSVFPSGQTAAATWDRSLIYRRAEAIGFEHRAKGVDVVLAPVAGPIGRAPTGGRNWEGFSVDPYLTGIAMAESVKGIQKHAIACAKHFIGNEQEHFRQAPEAIGYGYNITESLSSNIDDRTMHELYMWPFADAIRAGVGSIMCSYNQVNNSYGCQNSKLLNGLLKEELGFQGFIMSDWQAQHAGAATAVAGLDMAMPGDVLFNTGTTFWGTNLTVAVLNGTVPEYRLDDMALRIMAAFFKVGFEVKTLPDINFSSWTKDTIGPVQYYAKENVKVINQHVDVRNGRDHANLIREIAAKATVLLKNEGALPLQKPKFLAVIGEDAGPNSRGPNGCADRGCNSGTLGAAWGSGSSEFSYLITPDQGLQARAIADGSRYESILSNYETAATTALVSQADATAIVFVNANSGEGYINVGGNEGDRQNLTLWNAGDELVKNVSSINNNTIVVIHSSGPVLLTDMYNNPNITAIVWAGLPGQESGHSITDVLYGDVNPGGKSPFTWGPTRESYGADVLYEPNNGEGAPQDDFTEGVFIDYRYFDRATSGSSGNGTYRNSTGAAPIYPFGFGLSYTTFEYSNLVVTPGNAGEYTPTTGETAEAPTFGNYSTDPAEYVFPSDKFRYIYNFIYPYLNTTDIRESANDPTFGQAADEFLPPRALESSPQPKHPASGAPGGNPQLWDVLYTVTATVTNTGGVAGDEVAQLYVSLGGPEDPVKVLRGFERLPIEPGASATFRAEITRRDLSNWDTVSQNWVISKYPKKVWVGSSSRDLPLSASL, encoded by the exons ATGAGGACTCAGGCTCTGGTCGTTGCCCTCTTGGCAGCAACTGATTACGCTGCCGCCGTGACTCCGGACGCAAGGTTGCACAAG CGCGATCTCGCATACTCGCCGCCAGTTTACCCGTCACCATGGATGGACCCCAGTGCCGACGGCTGGGCTGAGGCTTATGTCAAAGCGAAGGACTTCGTGTCCCAGCTGACTCTCCTTGAGAAGGTCAACTTGACAACCGGAGTTGG CTGGCAAGGAGATGTGTGCGTCGGCAACGTTGGGTCTATTCCCCGACTGGGGCTTCGCGGCCTTTGCATGCAGGATGGCCCTGTGGGTGTCCGCTTCTCCGACTACAACTCCGTTTTCCCCTCGGGCCAGACCGCCGCGGCGACCTGGGACCGAAGTCTGATCTACCGCAGAGCTGAAGCCATCGGGTTCGAGCACCGTGCCAAGGGTGTCGACGTTGTTCTGGCCCCTGTTGCTGGGCCCATCGGCCGCGCGCCAACTGGAGGTCGTAACTGGGAGGGATTCTCTGTCGACCCGTACCTTACAGGTATTGCCATGGCTGAGTCGGTCAAGGGTATCCAGAAGCACGCGATCGCATGCGCCAAGCATTTCATCGGCAACGAGCAGGAGCATTTCAGACAAGCGCCCGAGGCCATCGGCTACGGATACAACATCACCGAGTCCTTGTCATCCAACATCGACGACAGAACCATGCACGAGCTGTACATGTGGCCCTTTGCGGATGCCATCCGCGCCGGTGTCGGTTCTATCATGTGCTCCTACAACCAAGTCAACAACTCGTATGGCTGCCAGAACTCGAAGCTTCTCAACGGTCTCCTGAAGGAAGAGCTCGGCTTCCAGGGTTTCATCATGTCCGATTG GCAAGCTCAACAT GCAGGAGCTGCTACCGCTGTTGCTGGCCTCGACATGGCTATGCCTGGTGATGTGCTCTTCAACACGGGAACAACATTCTGGGGCACCAACCTCACCGTAGCCGTcctcaacggcaccgtcCCCGAGTAtcgcctcgacgacatggctCTGCGCATCATGGCTGCCTTCTTCAAGGTTGGCTTCGAGGTGAAGACGTTGCCCGACATCAACTTCTCTTCATGGACCAAGGACACCATCGGACCTGTTCAGTACTACGCCAAGGAGAATGTTAAGGTCATTAACCAGCATGTCGACGTCCGCAACGGCAGAGATCACGCCAATCTCATTCGTGAGATCGCTGCCAAGGCTACGGTCCTGTTGAAGAACGAAGGCGCCCTGCCACTCCAGAAGCCCAAGTTCCTGGCCGTCATCGGTGAGGATGCCGGCCCCAACTCTCGGGGCCCCAACGGATGCGCCGATCGCGGCTGTAACTCAGGAACCTTGGGAGCCGCGTGGGGATCAGGCTCGAGCGAATTTTCTTATCTTATTACTCCTGATCAAGGGCTTCAAGCGCGGGCGATCGCGGATGGCAGCCGGTACGAGAGCATCCTCAGCAACTACGAAACCGCGGCTACTACGGCCCTGGTCTCGCAGGCAGATGCCACAGCCATTGTGTTTGTCAACGCAAACAGTGGTGAGGGTTACATCAATGTCGGCGGTAACGAAGGTGACCGGCAGAATCTGACGCTCTGGAACGCGGGCGACGAGTTGGTCAAGAACGTGTCATCgatcaacaacaacaccatcgtcgtcatccatTCGTCGGGCCCTGTCTTGCTGACCGACATGTACAACAACCCCAACATCACGGCGATTGTGTGGGCCGGTCTTCCGGGCCAAGAGTCGGGTCACTCGATCACGGACGTGCTTTACGGAGACGTCAACCCCGGAGGCAAGTCCCCGTTCACGTGGGGCCCCACCCGCGAAAGctacggcgccgacgtcttGTACGAGCCCAACAACGGTGAGGGCGCTCCTCAGGACGACTTTACCGAGGGGGTCTTTATCGACTACCGCTACTTCGATCGGGCCACTTCCGGGTCCAGCGGCAACGGAACATACCGGAACTCCACTGGCGCGGCTCCCATCTATCCCTTCGGCTTTGGCCTTTCGTACACGACTTTTGAGTACTCCAACTTGGTAGTGACTCCCGGAAACGCGGGCGAATACACACCAACGACGGGCGAGACGGCGGAGGCGCCGACATTTGGCAACTACAGCACCGACCCGGCGGAATACGTGTTCCCAAGCGACAAGTTCCGTTACATCTACAACTTCATCTACCCCTACCTGAACACAACGGACATTCGCGAGTCTGCCAACGACCCGACGTTTGGACAGGCGGCCGACGAGTTCCTGCCTCCCCGGGCGCTCGAGAGCAGCCCCCAGCCCAAGCACCCGGCATCAGGCGCCCCTGGTGGCAACCCTCAGCTTTGGGACGTCTTGTACAccgtgacggcgacggtcaCCAACACGGGCGGTgttgccggcgacgaggttgcGCAGCTGTACGTGTCACTCGGCGGCCCGGAGGACCCGGTCAAGGTGCTGCGCGGCTTCGAGCGACTCCCTATCGAGCCCGGTGCGTCGGCGACTTTCAGGGCGGAGATCACGAGGCGCGATCTCAGCAACTGGGACACGGTGAGCCAGAACTGGGTCATCAGCAAGTACCCGAAGAAGGTGTGGGTGGGAAGCTCGTCTCGAGACTTGCCGCTGAGCGCGTCTCTTTAG